The DNA window CTTTCTTGTCATGTTTtcacttattattattattgttatcacTCACTCCTAGCTACTACTACTATACTACTAGTTGTAGTTGTgttatcttttctttttaagcCAATGAGACTCTCTCTCTCTAGTTTCTCTCACTAAACTCAGTCCCTTTCTTCTAACTTTATCTACAGTGTTTCACTTCAGTTGCTTGCTCTTTTCTTGGAAACAAAATCTCATCATCTGATCTGATATTCTTCTCTTTTACCATATTTCACAAATCATACCATTTCTTTGCAGACTCAGCAGTGGGAATCTTTTGTTcactttttagatttttattttattttacttacaAATTTAATTCAAGATCCCAATCCATGCAAATTCTTCCTCTCATTAATTGATCCTATTTTTGTGATTCATTCTCTTACCAAAACACCTCTTCAAGTGAAAGAAAAGCCATTACTAGGTTGTTTAACTGTTTTGCTTTTTGAAGCTCACTGTTTGAAAATCAAGAAACTTGAGGCAGCTCTTCATCTGAAAATCAAGAAACTTGAGCTAATTCTCCATCTGAATATCAAGAAACTCAATCTGAAGATCAAGAAACTTGAGGTAGCTCTAATTTGAAAATCAAGAATCTTGAGCTAGTTGTCTATCTGAAAATCAAGAAACTTGAGCTAGTTGTTTATctgaaaatcaagaaatttaagctacctctctctctctctattttCTTTCTAGGGTTCTTGATCGATTCATCTTCTGTTTACAAACCCGGAAACAAGTGTACAGTAAGAATCCAAGGACAAGATCAGCTGCTAGCTAGCAAGAAGCAGGATAAATCTATTACAGCAAGATCAAGATCCTGATAAAAGGAAGCAAGAAAACCCTAATCCCgacacttttgtttttgtcataTATATTTCAACATGGATTTATCTTCCACTTCAGCGAACTCCACTTTTTCAAGCCAAATAATTGGTGGCAGCACAGTCACCACCGCCAACGCGGTCACCGCCACGGCAACCACACCAACAGCCACATCTCCGGCTTCAACACCAAGCAGGTACGAGAATCAAAAAAGAAGAGACTGGAACACATTCTGCCAATACCTAAGGAACCACCGGCCACCACTCTCACTGCCCATGTGCAGCGGCGCTCATGTTCTTGAATTCCTCCGCTATCTTGATCAGTTCGGCAAAACTAAAGTCCATAACCAAACTTGTCCATTTTTTGGCCTGCCAAACCCACCGGCACCCTGCCCATGCCCGCTTCGGCAAGCATGGGGCAGCCTCGACGCACTCATCGGACGGCTCAGGGCTGCTTATGAAGAACATGGAGGACGACCAGAAGGTAATCCATTTGGTGCAAGAGCTGTGAGGATATTTTTAAGGGAAGTTAGAGATTTTCAAGCTAAAGCTAGAGGTGTTAgttatgaaaagaaaagaaaacggcCTAAacctaaaacgacaccgttaCCACCACCAGCACCACCGCCATCTGCTGATTCAGTTGCCGGATAGTAAAATCTAAGAACATTGATCAGACGAAGCTATATATAAATATGTGGGACTCGTACATCAGCAGGTTTATCCATGTgggtattttattttcaaactttttctgttctttttttctctttaaatatgataaaagagattatttataaatatttatatgatgatgatgatggatGATGAAACTTCGGTTTGATTTGTACAAGCTTATGTTTTAGATTTGTGGGTACCATTGGAACTACTCTTTAAGGGACAAGCGACCTGGTAATGAGCTCTTACTTGaacatatttaatatttaagttgTGATTTTGTACTTGAACATATTTAATCTTTTAAGTACTTATAATTATCTCTTACTTCATAATCTCTTGCTGCTTCTATGTCAATTcagaaaaaaattgttattggTTAAATGATTTTGCAGTTCTTCTAACTATActatttttacaaaatggttactgcCATTCAATTTATTACATTTTGATAGATCATCATTCATTTTCTAAACTATAAAAGGTTATCCGATCAATTTAGACTAAACTTTGACTGTTTAACTGATAAATTGTCGTTGTGTCAACTGACCGCCACCTGAGTCAAGTTTAGCCTGAATTGATCTAATTAAGTATATATAACCTTTTATTGTGCGAAAGGTGAATGGTAAATTactgatat is part of the Mercurialis annua linkage group LG3, ddMerAnnu1.2, whole genome shotgun sequence genome and encodes:
- the LOC126671101 gene encoding protein LIGHT-DEPENDENT SHORT HYPOCOTYLS 1, with product MDLSSTSANSTFSSQIIGGSTVTTANAVTATATTPTATSPASTPSRYENQKRRDWNTFCQYLRNHRPPLSLPMCSGAHVLEFLRYLDQFGKTKVHNQTCPFFGLPNPPAPCPCPLRQAWGSLDALIGRLRAAYEEHGGRPEGNPFGARAVRIFLREVRDFQAKARGVSYEKKRKRPKPKTTPLPPPAPPPSADSVAG